The genomic region GGACCACCGCTTCTCCGACGGTCGCTCCGTCAAGGGCCAGCAACGAACCCCGCTGATCGAGACCGACCCGAGACCGTGGGGATCGTCTGTGAGGGGCATGAGCGTTTAGAGTGCGACGGTCTCATTCATGAAACCCCGCTGTCGAAAGGTCGGCCGATGACGTCGGACCCCCGAGAATTCCCTCCGGATCACCAGCTCGATCACCCCGTCGACGAGGGCGGTCCCCGCGGTAGGGGGCCGAACGACATCCGGGCCTCCTGGTGGAACCTGCTGCTGCTGGTGCCGCTGCTGATGCTCGTCACCTCGATCTACAACAAGCGAGGACCCGAGCTGTTCGGACTGCCCTTCTTCTACTGGTTCCAGTTCGTGTTCGTCTTCGTCGGCGTCGCCTGCGTCGCGATCGTCTACGCCAAGACGAAGCACATCTCGCGCCGCACCGGGGGGACCGAGAAATGAGCAACATCCACTGGGTGGAGCTGATCGTCTTCACCGTGCTGTTCCTCGGCGTCGCCGGGATGGGGTTCTGGGCCGCCAACTGGAAAAAGGGCGACACCATGGACCACTTGGACGAATGGGGGTTGGGTGGCCGGAAGTTCGGCGCCTGGATCACCTGGTTCCTCGTGGGTGGCGACCTGTACACCGCGTACACCTTCGTGGCGGTGCCTGCGCTGATGTTCGGTGCCGGCGCGCTCGGCATGTACGCGCTGCCGTACACGGTCGTGCTCTACCCGATCGTCTTCCTGCCGGTGCTGCGGTTGTGGTCGGTGTCGCGGATGCACGGCTACGTCACGCCCGCCGATTTCGTCCGCGGCCGCTACACCAACCGCACCCTGGCGCTGCTGATCGCCGTCACCGGCATCGTCGCGACCATGCCTTACATCGCCTTGCAGTTGGTCGGCCTCGAAGCCGTGCTGCGGACGATGGGCATCAACGCGAGTGGGATCGCCGGCCACCTGCCGCTGTTCATCGCGTTCCTGGTCCTCGCGTTGTACACGTTCAGGTCGGGCCTGCGTGCCCCTGCGTTGATCGCGTTCGTCAAGGACATCCTGATCTACATCGTGATCATCGTCGCGGTGGTCTACCTGCCTTCGAAGTTGGGCGGCTGGGGCAGCATCTTCGAGGCCGCTGACGCGAAGCTCAGCAAGGTCAACGAGAAGACCGGGGCTCCCGCCGGGAGCACCCTGCTGACCGGCAACAACCAGTTGCAGTACGCCACCCTGGCCCTCGGGTCCGCGCTGGCGCTGTTCCTGTACCCGCACTCGGTCACCGGCATCCTGGCCTCCAAGAGCCGCAACACGATCAAGAAGAACATGATCGCGCTGCCGGCCTACTCGTTCCTGCTCGGACTGCTGGCGCTGCTCGGTTTCATCGCCATCAAGGCCGGAGTCACCCCGCTGACCAACGCCGCCACCAACAAGGCGGACACGAACACCGTGGTGCCGCTGTTGTTCGACAGCCAGTTCTCGGACTGGTTCGCCGGGATCGCGTATGCCGCAATCGGCATCGGTGCTCTGGTGCCGGCTGCGATCATGTCGATCGCCGCCGCGAACCTGTGGACCCGCAACATCTACAAGGAGTACATCCGCAAGGACGCCTCACCGCAGGCCGAGGCGAAGCAGGCCAAGTGGGCCTCGCTGGTGGTCAAGTTGGGCGCTGTCGCCTTCATCCTGTTCATCGATCCGCAGTTCTCGATCGATCTGCAGCTGATCGGCGGGGTGATGATCCTGCAGACCCTGCCGGCTGTCGCGATCGCGCTCTACACCCGCTGGTTCCACTCGTGGGCGCTGGTCGCCGGCTGGGTGGTCGGCATGGGCTGGGGGATGCTGCTGCTCTACGGCATCGGTAACAAGGCCACCGGCAAGCAGCACTTCGCCGGTTCAGCGTTGCCGCTGGGCAAGCTGTCGATCTTCGGCTGGCACCCGTTCGGCACCTCGACGACGCAGATCTACGTCGGCATCGTTGCGCTGGCCGCCAACCTGGTCGTCGCAGTGATCGTCACGTTCGTGTTGCGGGCTCTCAAGACCCCCGAGGGGGCTGACGAGACGAAGGGCATCGACTACCACGCTGATGACGGTGACGCGGATCTGAAGGAGATCGCCGCTCACTGACGGCAGCAGTGCACGAGAACGGGCCGCGACACCTTCGGGTGCCGCGGCCCGTTCGTCGTCCACGCCACCCGCGTGGCCGCTCGAAGCCACCGGGACCCCGATCCCCGACGAGTCGGACATACCTCGAGGTCGGCAACCGGGTCAAACCCTGGGGCCGATGTGCTCCACGCCACTCCGTGCGGCAAGATGTGCTGATGGGGTACAGCGTTGTACGGGATTTCGTGGTCGACGACCGCGACATGCGCCTGCAGTCGAGCGGAGTCGGCAAGCCGGTGCTGCTGTTGCACGAGCTCGCCGGGTCCGCGCGGACGTTCCTGTCGCTGGTGGAGCCACTGATCGCCACCGGTCGAGAGGTCGTTGTGCTCGATCTCCCCGGCCACGGCCATTCGTCCGCGGTGCCCGGCTCGGATCTGGACGGCAACGCCTGGGCGGTCGCCGGTGCGCTGGACGAGGTGACGGCTGAGCCGATGGACATCGTCGGCGTCGACTACGGCGGTTTCCTGGCGCTGAGCATCGCTGCGCTGTTCCCGACCCGGGTGCGCTCGCTGGTCGTCGTCGAGCCCCTCGCTCCACCTGCTGCCGGGCGAGCGCCGAGCAGCATCGTGCCGGTGTCGCAACGAGCCCGCGGGGCATTGACCGTGCTCCGTCAGGGCCGGCACGGGCTCGGCCGCATGCACTCCGTCCTCGACCAGTTGCGCTCGGCCGACCCGATCTGGTGGAAGGGTCTGGCGAACATCAACTGTCCGACGCTGCTGATCGACGGCGGCCACGGCCACGCCGCCAACCTGGTCGACCTGGACGCGATGGCGGACACGATCCCCGACGCGAAGCGTGTCAGCCTGACCACCGGTGCCCGCCCCTGGGCCAGCGCCCCGCAGCTGTTCGCCGATGTGGTGACCAGCTTCCTCGCCGACGTCCACTGATCCCTCACGACAGGTCTCGGTCCTCATCACCCGACCACCACACCCTCCGCCGATCGAGCGAACGAAGTGAGTCGAGATCCTGATGGATTCACGACGCGGCCTCGATTCCTGCATCACCCGACCACCACACCCTCCGCCGATCGAGCGAACGAAGTGAGTCGAGATCCTGTTGCCGCACCACAGGTCTCGGTCCTCATCACCCGACCACCGCACATCTCGCTGATCGAGCGAGGCAGGAACGACCGAGACGAGATTCCGTCAGATCTGCGATGAGGTCTCCACCCACGCTGATCGAGCAAAGCGACGAGATGCCGTCATGTCGACCGGTCAGACGCGCAGGGCTTCGTCCAGGTCGGTGTGGGTGAACTCGAAGCCGGCGTCCAGCAGCCGCTGCGGTTGCACCCAGCGGCTCTTGAGCACCAGCTCGGACTCGTTGCGCAGCAGCAGCATCCCGATCTCCAGCATCCAGCGCAGGGTCGGCAGGCCGAACGGCATCCGTACCCTTCGTCTGACCGCAGCCATCAACGTGCGGTTGTCACTGGGGGTCGCTGTGGCGAGGTTGATCGGCCCCTGCAGCTCGTCGTGGTCTCGGATGAATCGCATCGCCGCGATGACGTCGTCGACATGGATCCAGCTGAACCGCTGCCGTCCGTGGGAACGGTGCTGCGGCACCCCACCGTCGCCGCTCGGGTCCGGTCCGATGCCTCGGTAGCGTCGATGCGGCGGGCACCAGCCGTCGAAGTTGGGTCCGCCGGCGCCGAGCTTCGCCGCGCGCTTGAGCATGGTGGTCGCCGGACCGTCACCGATCACGATCGCCATCCGCAGCGCCACCCGCCGGGTGCCGGGAAGCTCTCCTGCGAACAGGGTTGCCTCCCAGTTCCGGGCCACGTCGACGGAGAACCCGGTCCCGAGCTCCCCCCTCGTCTCGTCCTGGGGACGGTCCATCGCGTACCGGTAGATGGTGCCGGTGCTCGAGTTGAGCCACAGCCCAGGCGGTGCGGCTGCGGTTGCCACGGCGTCGTGCAGAGCCTGGGTGGTGGCGACCCGGGACCGCAGGATCTCGTCGCGGTTGGCGTCGGTGTACCGGCACCCGACGCTCTTGCCCGCCAGGTTCACCAGCAGGTCGCTACCGTCCACCACGCGTGCCACTGCAGCCGGGGCGTCCCAGCTGGCGTCGGCGCCGGCTCGGCCGATCGTCAGCACCCGGTAGCCGTCCGCCCGAAGTGCGGCCACCACCTTCGGTCCGAGGAAGCCAGAGGCTCCCGCCACCACCGCGGTCCGCTGCTCGTCCGTCATGCCTCCACCGTAGGGACCGCAGTCGACCCGGAGATCGAATCGGCAGGAATGCGTGCTGAGAGCATCGACACGGCGCAATGACGCCGAACAAATCAAGGTGACAGGGTCTCGACGCGCTTGTCCTTCGCCTACTCCCGTCTTGAGCGACGTAGGAGACGAAGGGGACCAACGGAGTGCGCGAGCAATTCTCCCGATCGACGACCGGGGTCGTACTCGGCGGCGC from Nakamurella sp. A5-74 harbors:
- a CDS encoding alpha/beta fold hydrolase — encoded protein: MGYSVVRDFVVDDRDMRLQSSGVGKPVLLLHELAGSARTFLSLVEPLIATGREVVVLDLPGHGHSSAVPGSDLDGNAWAVAGALDEVTAEPMDIVGVDYGGFLALSIAALFPTRVRSLVVVEPLAPPAAGRAPSSIVPVSQRARGALTVLRQGRHGLGRMHSVLDQLRSADPIWWKGLANINCPTLLIDGGHGHAANLVDLDAMADTIPDAKRVSLTTGARPWASAPQLFADVVTSFLADVH
- a CDS encoding DUF1731 domain-containing protein; amino-acid sequence: MTDEQRTAVVAGASGFLGPKVVAALRADGYRVLTIGRAGADASWDAPAAVARVVDGSDLLVNLAGKSVGCRYTDANRDEILRSRVATTQALHDAVATAAAPPGLWLNSSTGTIYRYAMDRPQDETRGELGTGFSVDVARNWEATLFAGELPGTRRVALRMAIVIGDGPATTMLKRAAKLGAGGPNFDGWCPPHRRYRGIGPDPSGDGGVPQHRSHGRQRFSWIHVDDVIAAMRFIRDHDELQGPINLATATPSDNRTLMAAVRRRVRMPFGLPTLRWMLEIGMLLLRNESELVLKSRWVQPQRLLDAGFEFTHTDLDEALRV
- the mctP gene encoding monocarboxylate uptake permease MctP, with the translated sequence MSNIHWVELIVFTVLFLGVAGMGFWAANWKKGDTMDHLDEWGLGGRKFGAWITWFLVGGDLYTAYTFVAVPALMFGAGALGMYALPYTVVLYPIVFLPVLRLWSVSRMHGYVTPADFVRGRYTNRTLALLIAVTGIVATMPYIALQLVGLEAVLRTMGINASGIAGHLPLFIAFLVLALYTFRSGLRAPALIAFVKDILIYIVIIVAVVYLPSKLGGWGSIFEAADAKLSKVNEKTGAPAGSTLLTGNNQLQYATLALGSALALFLYPHSVTGILASKSRNTIKKNMIALPAYSFLLGLLALLGFIAIKAGVTPLTNAATNKADTNTVVPLLFDSQFSDWFAGIAYAAIGIGALVPAAIMSIAAANLWTRNIYKEYIRKDASPQAEAKQAKWASLVVKLGAVAFILFIDPQFSIDLQLIGGVMILQTLPAVAIALYTRWFHSWALVAGWVVGMGWGMLLLYGIGNKATGKQHFAGSALPLGKLSIFGWHPFGTSTTQIYVGIVALAANLVVAVIVTFVLRALKTPEGADETKGIDYHADDGDADLKEIAAH
- a CDS encoding DUF3311 domain-containing protein, which encodes MRASWWNLLLLVPLLMLVTSIYNKRGPELFGLPFFYWFQFVFVFVGVACVAIVYAKTKHISRRTGGTEK